The Xyrauchen texanus isolate HMW12.3.18 chromosome 33, RBS_HiC_50CHRs, whole genome shotgun sequence region aaaacagaaattctGACTGGAATACTGTACTTTCCATATAGCTCTTTTTGAAAGCTGAACTGGGAACATGTTATGGATGTAAAAGGGTTTTTTAAAAAATGCTGGAAACCTCTGTCAGCAGTTTGAATGCTTACATTCTGGTTATGTGGATTTTTCCACTTTCTAAAAAGATTGTCgaataatattttattcagtGAAGACTGCCATGGACAGTTAATTCAATTTCTGATGAGGGGTTTCTATGATCAACTAATATAGGGTGCTTCTCATTCCTTTAATTGTGCATACTTGTTTCTTTGCACCGCCGTCCTTGAGCCTGTGACTCAGAAACCAAAGTCTCCAATCATGAAGGATGTATCAAGTCTCTAAATGCATTACAAGGGGCCAATGTCAGAGGATTGAGGAAGCCTGAGGATGCTTGAGTGAGGAAGTCAAGGTGAGGTCAACATACCTGAAGCACACATACATTCTCCTTACAATAGTTTTAATTAATGCTTGACATTTGTGGATTGAATAAACCATAATTTTTGCATACTTTAACAGTTCATGTTGAATTATTAGGTTTAATTATGAAAACCTAATTTCCTACAACATAATGCAGCTGCGCAGGAACGGCACTCTGAAGTGACGTGAAATCTGTCTTGCTTCGATTCCTCCGCCTCGTTTAATTTCCTTGGATCCTGTCCTCATTTCCTAAGAGGGAGGAGCTTGGAAGTAAGaaaaggaagaaaagaaagaaaattatgcaCAATTTCATAAATGAGAAGCATCCATAGTGTTTGGAATAGCAGACTACCATACTATTTATTATACTCTATATCATATAGAggaggggtgtcaaactcagttcctggagggctgCAGCTAAacctctgctggactgtggccctccaggaaccaaGTTTGACACCCCTCCTCTATATGAATAGAGGATCACTAAAAACATAAATGCATCGTTTTGAGCACTCATAAAAAATTAGGAATGATAGTTGGATTATGTGTCCATTAACAATACTGGGACCTGTTTGCATCTCCAGACATACCTTACCATGGTTTACATCAAAGTTTGAACATGGTGTAAGATGCTCCTTGAGTTTCAAATTGTGATCTTGAAAGGACTGAGAGTCATTCAAAGTAACACTACACGTTCTACTTCTAAGTTGACATATTGTTCAATTAAATATTCAGAATGTACCAATGACTCTTGTTTCTTGAATGATGCAACATACTTGGTGGATAAATCAAGTACATGTCATGGACACTCCAACATTGAACAGATTGCATGTGAAACGCTCTGCATCCAGGTGCAGTTTGCCTTTGATCTAAATCAAAAACTTGAGATCTTAGCTATGCGTTTCATTATTAATAGTGAAGCAGGTACCAATGGCACAGTGAGTAGTCTTTTGTTTTGTAGCTAGGAAACTAATGGAGTTTGAATGTAGATGACCCTGTTATGTAGGTAGAAATGCAATACTTCCCATGTGTGAGGCTTTTTACATCCATCTCTTCACTGCGCAACTGCTGGTTACATATTCTTGAGGACTAGTTTACACACTTTGTGGTGAGTTCAATTTCAGAAATTTGCACATGAGGATAAGTGTTAACTAACATGATATGGATGGACTCTGAATGTGCGAAATGATGAACTGATCTAAGGATTAAGCTCTTTATATAATTAGAGTATTTCATGCAAAGTCACAAATCCAATTAGATTTCAGTCTGCAATCTTGTGGTTTAAATGGATCGAAAGCTGTCTAAATCTTCAGTGTAAAATGTCTCTTTCcaatagagagaaaaaaatatatctatttttttctttgttagcTCCACCTTTCCTACAAGACAGTAAGACAAATGGAAGCACtaaaacaaattgtatttttatttttttaaccgaCTTCTGAGTCTGAGATCAGATTGAAGATTTTCAGCGTCATGTTTTTGCCAATCACATTCTCCCTTTTGGGGTGTCCGAAGTTCTGtcctcaatgtttttttttttaccgaagAGTCTGACCTGGTGGACTGTCAATTCAGATGGTTCACCCACATTTCACACAGTATTCCACATGGCACGCAGCTCCTGGACCTGGttagggatgggcatgagtactcAAATACCTCCgacatggcagcaatgatcgatggtgatcatgcatgatgtgacaTTTCACTTAATTCTAAATTCAGTGActattacctgacaactaaacacaaacgtgccaaagagggagcttatttttaattttgagatagTTGTGATTTTGAGGAATCTTATAGCAACCAAACTGgatgctgcaatgctatcgtAACGATTGTCAAAAGGGTGTAATTAACCAtcttttgaacacctgtctctgcaaaatgtttgctaacatgttttattatcatttaatgtaagaatttTGACTCTGTGGATAAAATGAATatttgtcactgactgtaaaccttCCTGTCCTGGGTGCCGATATGTTTGCGTGATGTAACATACCTACTTCTCGAcaaaatgggagttgaagatttccgcacgagtttccaagttagaagtccgaCATAAAGTGTAATTCcgttgcacttttcccagttgaaATGTGGAaattctgagttgaatggaatgctttatgaatcacagcaacaacaatacagagcattgCAGCTTTCCCCACAGGAGCTAACACTTGGGGAGACAAAAACACAAGGCATGTGGCCGTGCATATACAGCAAGTGactgtttcaaacagctagacggagtgcagctaaatggaacagaatgcagtgtcttttaaaactgaacttcaacttaacatgcatattaaaacaTGATGGTTATGGTGTCTATAGCCTAAAAAACTGGTGCatgcttactaagattactacagtaacctgaaggaacagacagacagacgcacATTGTGCACATTCAGAGTTGGACAGCGAATCTTCACTTATTACAAAACATGATGcattatattctgtacattttgtaacagattattttataacagcttataataatgaatagaagaaacactggaacaacaagacaatgcagcagccaaagatgtttgtcagacatgtaaTTATATATACTGTTATGTACATGTTATTGCCCCTCGAGTACTCAATGAGAATTCTTAAAAGTACACCCACTgtactctttttatttttaccttAATGTACTAATTTGTACTCTTTACGGACGGATAAGACACTTAAGGTACACATATGTACCCCTTAGGGACAGATAAGGTACAAATAAATTCAGATTTTCATGTAAAGGCTGTATAGGGTGTACCTTTGAGGGTACCAGTGAGAAGCTATTGTACCCCTAAAggtacaataaaaaaacaaacattctgaTAGTGAAAGGTACTGAAAGTTTCTTGTCTTTGTTATTCCAGGCTCTTTCCTCCTCTGACCTTTTTGGAAAAGTTGGACTTGGCCCACAATGAGCTCTGTGCCTTTCCTACAGATTTTTCTGAAGGCTTGACCTCTCAAGGATCTCAGGATTCCTCACAATGTTCTGGAACATCTTGACACTTACTCCTTAGAGGAACTCGAAAGTCTTGAGAGGTTAGATCTCAGTCACAACCATCCAGGTTATCGAAATTTTCGCTTTTTATTGGCTTACAAAGGCTCCTGAATCTGGCATGGAATCAGTTGACGGTACTCAGAGGACTGCTTACCATACAACAGGAACTCGTGAGTTCTTTTCTTGGGTCACAACAATATCTCCAGGATTGAAACAGAAGCTCTGCCCCCCTACAGACACTCACCATTCTGAGCTTAGAAGCCAATCAGTTGAAGAGCCTCACATTCAAGACATTCTTAAATCTTCAGACACCCAGCACGCATCTGCAACTAACAGAGAATCCCTGGACATGTGACTGAACTACATTGTGTCTTCAATAAGGTACTGCATGTGAGGCATCTCCATGTAGAAGATTACTGGAACATCACGTGCCATGCATTGCTGGAGCATCTCTTGGGTTTGATGGAGAGTAAGCTATGTGTAGCAGAAACAGAAAAATGTCCTTATCATTACTGGAAATTGGATGGTCACTGTGTTGGCTGCTATGGTCATGGCAGAACGAAAGCGGAAGAAGATAAATATGAACATGGAAAGGCAATGTCCCATGTCTTGGGAGTCTCGAGAGAAATGCCACACTACTGCGATGAAAAAAGAGAGGGAGGAAAAGTCTGTTGCAATTGGAAATACCAGCTTATTTTACAGACTAAGACACAATACCACAAAAGATTTTCAATTTCCTGATATTAGAAAGAATGATTAAAACTCACATATATGTATATTCATCTGTGCATTTACAGATTTACTTATAAACTTAGGGTCTATTTGTAATGCAAATCAATTCTACACCTCTGCTTCCTTTACCCTGTACGCATTGCTTTAAGTGGAATGAAATCGGTGCCAATACATCTACCCTGAGATTCTTCATCTGGGCGACAGTATGCAAGAGTTGCTGCCAGTACTGTAAtgttagtgagactggggaaattcacttccagcaatCAATTATTGGTCCCCTGCCCTCCCTTCGAGAACTGTTTACTTgaagagtgaggaaaagggctggaaaaatcactctggatccactacctctttgaactgttgactTCTGGACAGCGCTTCAGAGCTCtaagcaccagaaccgtcaggcacaggaacagttttttccctctggctatccatctcatgaacatttAAAACTGCCACAGTTAAaaagccacgtgacaagatgcacgggttgacggtctcgGACGTGGAGacgactgagattcgtcctccgccacccggattgaggtgagtcactacgccaccaccaggacTTGGAGCATTGGGGATTCAAAATTGGGAAATATGTCAAGCAAAAATCAAACCTGCGCTCTCTCACGGCCTCACTGAAGGGATGGGACTAAGCCTCTGAGCCATAATTGTTCTACTCTTAAACTGTGTGTCTATAAAGTCTTATCCCATCAAAGCTGAAATCATAAAATCACCTCTGCTCACAAGTGATTATTTATCTATGCATTTTAGTGGAATACTGCAATGgatattaaatattttcaaaatatactCTCATTGGGGGTTGAATTTCCAAAGAATGAAATCCCAGAATCGTCCCTGACAAAGAAATGCAAGCAGTTTTCATGTTAGTAGAAGTGAATATATCAAAGTTACTTCACACAGCCACATTTGTTTGGCAGCGATGAACTTGTCTTATCTGACTCAGTTCATTGTTGATTGGTTGAGAACAGTTCAATCTTACTGGCTGTGGAAATCAGCGAGCGGGGCTCATTTAACTATGAGGAAAATGCAGCAAATAATGCAAAAACGTATTTGTGCAACCAAAACGGCGTCGTGTAGCAAGCCAAGCGGCATTGAAAGCAGCGCTTTTCACACAGCAAAACGGCATGAAATACTGCGTTTTAAAagtttttcacatgttttttttttttacaccatttgCAATTACTACGGCGCCACTGTCGCTTTTAGTCTATAGTGTATTATGAGCCTTTTGGCTTGCCATACAGGTTGACGGTCTctgatgcagaggcaactgagattcgttctccaccACCACACTTGAAGCA contains the following coding sequences:
- the LOC127627239 gene encoding LOW QUALITY PROTEIN: connectin (The sequence of the model RefSeq protein was modified relative to this genomic sequence to represent the inferred CDS: inserted 6 bases in 4 codons; deleted 2 bases in 2 codons) codes for the protein MGVEDFRTSFQGQIRLFPPLTFLEKLDLAHNELCAFPTDFSEGLTXLKDLRIPHNVLEHLDTYSLEELESLERLDLSHNHXRLSKFSLFIGLQRLLNLAWNQLTVLRGLLTIQQELVVLFLGHNNISRIETEAXAPLQTLTILSLEANQLKSLTFKTFLNLQTPSTHLQLTENPWTCDXELHCVFNKVLHVRHLHVEDYWNITCHALLEHLLGLMESKLCVAETKNVLIITGNWMVTVLAAMVMAERKRKKINMNMERQCPMSWESREKCHTTAMKKEREEKSVAIGNTSLFYRLRHNTTKDFQFPDIRKND